gatatgagcttttgagCGTCAaacctcccttcatcagataacagattttggaagaagaagaagaagagttggatttatatccccccctttctctcctgcaaggagactcaaaagggctgacaatctcctttccctccccccgcaacaaacaccccgtgaggtgggtggggctgagagagctctgaataactgtggctagcccaaagtcacccagctggcttatgttggagtgcacaagctaatctggttcactagataagcctccacagctcaagtggcagaatggggaatcaaacctggttctctagattagagtgcacctgctcttaactactacaccacgctggctctccagtctGGAAAGAGCATGATGTTGAAATGAAAGCTTTCGCTGTTGTCCAACTAGCAACTTGCGGAAGGTCGATCGCGTGTTAGGTGCTTGTGCTTCTTGCGTtagatgcacacaatttcattcTGGTGGTGTGTTTGTTGAATGCATTTGGGAAGGGTGGGTTTACTGATAGATGGGTtatatatggagcagcagtggcgtaggaggttaagacctcgtgtatctaatctggaggaaccgggtttgattcccagctctgccgcctgagctgtggaggcttatctggggaattcagattagcctgtgcactcccacacacgccagctgggtgaccttgggctagtcacagcttctcggagctctctcagccccacctaccccacagggtgtttgttgtgagggggcaagggcaaggagattgtcagcccctttgagtctcctgcaggagagaaaggggggatataaatccaaactcttcttcttcttcttctccctccacccccaaatatagGAACATTCCCGTAACGTCCTGCTTGCTTTGTGTCTTCTAGGTGAAGCCGTGGCTCCCACGCACTCTCCACGCTATCCCAGCCCAGCTGAACTGGACGCCTACGCACAGAAAGTGGCTAACAACCCCCTCACTATCAAGATCTTCCCCACCAACATCAGGGTCCCACAGCACAAGCACCTTAACCGGACGGTGAACGGGTACGACACAAGCGGGCCGCGCTACAGCCCCTACCCGGTGCACGCGAGCGGCTACCAGGGCCTCCTGGCTGTCGTCAAGGCCTCCTCCAGCAAAGGTGTGGTGAAGAGCTTGGAGGGGAAGCGGACTAAGATGTCCCCTGCCCACGTGGCCATCGCCCCCTACCCGGTGTCGAGCACTTTAGCCCAGGGCGCCTCTTGCACCGGCCAGCTGAACTACCACGCCAGCCAGAAGCCGGCCCCAGTGCCGCCCAACATCACGGTGGCCGCTTCAGTGGTCCCGCACACGGGGCGGAGCCTGGCGCTGCCCCCGTCCAACCTGCCCTCCATCCAGAACATCATATTCCAGATCAATCAGCAGTGCCAGGCTCAGCACCCTCAGCCGGTGTGCCAGGGGGTCGTGGTGACCAACCCCAGCCCCGCCAAGCACGCCACCACCAACGGCTTTACCAGCATGGCGGCGGTGGGCGCCACAGTGGCCTACGCGGGCACCATGCTGCCCGATTGCCGCAAAGGGGCGGAGCTGGCGGTGGGCTCCGCCCCCAGCACCGGGCTGGGCTCCAAATCCGGCCTCTACCCAGACAGCATGGACTACCTGctttggcagcagaagcagcagcagcagctgcggaTGTACAGTGCAggcagcgggggcgggggggccgtCAGCAAGTCCCCGGAAATGTGCGCCGGGGTCCTGCGCGCCTACCCCGTGACGGGCGCCACCGACAAGGTGACCTCCTCCCCTTTAAACTGTGTGAGCCTCCACGGGAACTTCTCGATGGGGCAGTACTTTGCGCCCCCATGGAACAGCATCCTGGTCACGCCCAACAGCGACTGCTACAATCCCCAGGAGCTGGCGAACGGGCATCGCGAGCTGGGCGTGCAGCACCCTTCCGACGGGCTCCCCAGTTTGCCCAGTAAGACCCTTTGCAATACCTCCATCCTGAGCAGTAGCCTCCAGTCTCTGGAATATCTCATCAACGACATCCACCCCCCTTGTATCAAAGAGCAGATGCTGGGCAAAGGCTACGAAACGGTGTCTGTGCCGCGGCTACTGGACCACCAACACGCCCACATCCGCCTGCCCATCTACAGATAAGAGTCACCGGCAGGCACCCTCTTCTGAACCGAAGGGCAGTCAGTGGCTTCTACTGCTGACCCTTCCTCCCCATCTCCAATCAGGCCGGGGGACCAAGGGATGGAAACAGAGCCGGCAGCGTCATCAGAGAGACACGAGGGGCTTCCGGAGCAGCGTGGGTTGTGTCGCCAGGTGCCTCCTGCTGCGGCCTGCTGGAGGCCCCAGGGCAGAGGGAATTGCTTGTCTATATAGCTcagaaaattgtttttatttctaaGAATGTGAACAGGGAGATGCTATCCAATTTTGCTGCTAATCCAGAGAGAAGGTGGCTTCTCtcggtgtgggtgtggggggcgtgaatgggagggggggggtgcgcgtCTGTTGGGTTTGCATGTGGAggggccccctttccccctttctggaAAGAAGTTTTGTTCCTGTGCTGAGTTCAAGTGGGGGATTTAAATGCTTCGTGAtttggactgggggtgggggggagggatctgAGCCCCAGGCCTGCCGGCTCCCCTGAATCCAGGTGGCTTCGCAGCGTGGCTTTGCCTGCTCTCGAGTTGAAGTCTGTTAACTTGCACTGTTCGATTAAAGCGGAtgactggggagaggggaggaagaaggtGGGCTGGAAGctctttaaagggggaaaaactggaaaacttgaagcgatttttttgttgttgtttagtttAGTTGAATTTcgtatacattttttttttgcattttggctgcTACACAACAagttccctttttctctcccctgtTGGGATAGTCCTAGATTGTTGTTCTTAATTAATACTTTacttattattataattattatttttaatggggGAGCTTCATGGCCCGTGTGTGTCTGAGGGATACCCACATGTTTGCTGGGCAGCTGTGCTGGAGAGAGCCGGAGAGAGCCTGTCCTGTCGCCCATCTTTGCCCTTCTGATGAATTCTTGGGGCCTTTCCACACGGCTGTGGATGAGCTGTTAGAAAAGACAGAGGTCCACAATGACCCACGTGACCCACTGTGAGCGAGACCCTGGTCCGTGTGGCTGCAAAGAAGGCCCACCAAGAATCATACCCCTTCCCTGCAGCCCGTGACCTGCTCTTttattctctcccaccccccaaaaaagatcttGTCTGTTTGTAGCTGATCATACTTTGCATTCAGCTAGGCTTCAATGTAAATCAGGTGGCGGCTTGAACAGAATCTAGTGTTTATGAGATGGGTTGGATAAACTGGGGGGATATTAGATTGCTCCTCCGGCTGCCTGTCTGTTGGCGATGCGCCACATCTAttacggcccccccccccccccgctgccggTCTCCTGCTTCATTCCACTCACACCGATCTAGTTACAGGGACGTGATGGATTCTCAAACAATAATGTATTTTACGGTTGGTTATATCTCTGTTCTGTTCTAGAGGCAGTTTGCAGGTGAGGAGCATAGAATCCTATTTAACACAactagaggggtttttttgtatcagGATATATAATTTGCatacttttctttcctcttttaaaaaaacagttttcaaaCAGTATTCATTCTGCTCTGTCATTCAGCCCTTGCAATTATGCGTTTAATAGATTTTATTCAAGGCATCTGCATTGCAGAAATTACAAAGATATTTTTTGTCCctgctgggtgggggggtggggaggggaggggggaaaggaatggaaGCCACCCTGCAACCAACAATTGTGCTCAGAATCTAGAGGTACTGTGTCCTTAAACCACCTGTTCCAGCACTAAGTGCATTTACAAATCTCTGAGAATGTGTTTTTATATGAAAAAAATCGACCATTATATTCTACTGTGAGAAGTGCATTCTGCactatattgttttaaaaatgagagaaaaacaaaaagatagaagaaaaaaacagcaaactGTCTCTCTCAATGttgtcttttttctctccccccctcccccccccccactgaaagaAATTAAACCTGGGCTTTCACTGGAcgtctggttttgacctttgctTGCACGTCTTATTTTCTCCCTTCGTGGCCTTGGGGTGGGAGGACCTTCTCCCTCGTGGCCCGGCTTTCCTTGTGTCCACACAaatgtttccccaaaaacattCAGAAGGGAAACATCACAGTACATGTTTATACGCGGGCATTGGAGCAAACGTGGAGCTCTGGAATTTTGGCTCTGACTGATGGAATTAGGAAGGCTGACAAGCCCAGGTGTTTGGGATGGGTTGGGAGCATTTTATTGGCTGAAGCTGCTACACTGAAGCACGCGCGTTCCTCTCCACCAGCAAGCGCATCAGTGTTGGCAGCGCTGGGCAGATTTGCTGGGTATGTCAAGGTATTGGAATCATGTGCCCGAGCCCGTGGTCAAGTGGTGACTCCTGGCATCCACACTTCTGTGACCCCAAGAGCAGCGACTGAAATGGCGTCCTTCCCTCTTGGAATTATCTCTGTGTTGTCAAAGGTGGAAGGTCTGGCTCAGGTGCCTTCTGCCGCTCCCCAAGCGCATTGGTTGTCAAAGCTGAACGTGCAGTGCTGAGGGTGGTACCTTTTAGGAGCCATCATCTGCCTCTCGGAGGACTCCGTCTGCTTTGGCAAAACATTGTTCGCCCTGAGCATGGCACATGGAGCGCAGCAACCACAGTTGCAAGATGTGTGTGAAGGTTGTCGTGCCCGGGGAAAGAGGCCAGGGTTCACCCGCAGAGTCCGAGCACTGGCCAGTCTTGTGGTCCGATGGAGCGGGCCCGGCTGTTGGTTTGAAGCCTTTAGAGAGAATAGTCTCTTGTTTCCTGGGCTGAAAAGCTTAAGGAGGCCAAGCCAGCGCCCT
The nucleotide sequence above comes from Sphaerodactylus townsendi isolate TG3544 linkage group LG13, MPM_Stown_v2.3, whole genome shotgun sequence. Encoded proteins:
- the FAM222A gene encoding protein FAM222A, producing the protein MLACLQRTQNPPSQHLACPNKTLEPRKCEAVAPTHSPRYPSPAELDAYAQKVANNPLTIKIFPTNIRVPQHKHLNRTVNGYDTSGPRYSPYPVHASGYQGLLAVVKASSSKGVVKSLEGKRTKMSPAHVAIAPYPVSSTLAQGASCTGQLNYHASQKPAPVPPNITVAASVVPHTGRSLALPPSNLPSIQNIIFQINQQCQAQHPQPVCQGVVVTNPSPAKHATTNGFTSMAAVGATVAYAGTMLPDCRKGAELAVGSAPSTGLGSKSGLYPDSMDYLLWQQKQQQQLRMYSAGSGGGGAVSKSPEMCAGVLRAYPVTGATDKVTSSPLNCVSLHGNFSMGQYFAPPWNSILVTPNSDCYNPQELANGHRELGVQHPSDGLPSLPSKTLCNTSILSSSLQSLEYLINDIHPPCIKEQMLGKGYETVSVPRLLDHQHAHIRLPIYR